Proteins from one Asterias rubens chromosome 21, eAstRub1.3, whole genome shotgun sequence genomic window:
- the LOC117304656 gene encoding uncharacterized protein LOC117304656, translating into MGDSEEGKENNVEMAGQGDETKNTPLSEGKEEQRPDVQNDSSQLNQGQVGGGDAPAGIRETQPKSQEVLPKPIVKKVRTKNKKQENGNIGGSNQMKKMKKGIFISYSPDGGFLERKLVCETVKQFKENNLTEDIWFDKDEEITDSPSWFSQRMEAVEKCRAAICFLSFSYFQCPVSLYELRCLLERQVPSTTANPPKVFLVMCEDVEIPRQYAIFFEDLVSLCYAKYERYSIAEKASVVIGALVERVELYASIFAPHVPRTLDMNFTEEYKKKKLCKWSIDDLQSWLFHLGIREFYRQSFAETGMDGFLLMSIMDQDMADFLGIDSRVVRKKILQQIIGILEKEHKAPDSWHLRARTQKSRSESVYVVYDPADVRLAQNLKQDLKRKNLQVTAHEKLGQSKDEFLSINGPLIASAKHVIVVLTDAATSSPFIFHEVLFADWLGKSLVTVMFKNVWKKMRPSLKSVLGEFPAIDFETKMYGESMDILEHQIKPLRKVAGVVLEQTYLNRMSEGLKPLQVLAASQALGSTVSNGSSEQPKVFLSYQWDMQNKVQEIKRILESNGISCYIDNSPTIAQNQRGTSGASTRSNATAPIHSDAMHETLESNIQRNMKSSSIVLSCITPRYLQSDNGVKDLMLAEALHKPVIAVLLRFVAWPPDMGPSPIKKLLAHTNHIDLSNDKLFKQNFHVLVERLRRFLNTKH; encoded by the exons ATGGGCGATAGTGAGgagggaaaagaaaacaatgtgGAGATGGCAGGCCAAggagatgaaacaaaaaatactccTTTATCGGAAGGAAAAGAGGAGCAGCGCCCTGATGTTCAAAATGACAGCAGTCAGTTAAATCAAGGACAGGTGGGCGGTGGAGATGCTCCAGCTGGAATTCGAGAGACACAACCAAAAAGTCAAGAagttttgccaaagccaattGTAAAGAAAGTCAGAACTAAGAATAAGAAACAAGAAAATGGAAACATTGGTGGAAGTAATCagatgaagaagatgaagaaaggGATATTTATCTCTTACTCGCCCGACGGAGGTTTTCTTGAAAGAAAACTTGTGTGTGAAACTGTTAAACAGTTTAAGGAAAACAATCTCACAGAAGACATTTGGTTTGATAAAGATGAGGAAATTACAGACAGTCCATCTTGGTTTTCACAGAGAATGGAAGCCGTAGAAAAATGTCGCGCTGCAATCTGTTTTTTATCTTTCAGCTACTTCCAATGTCCTGTATCGCTGTATGAGCTTCGCTGCCTTCTTGAAAGGCAAGTTCCCTCCACCACTGCAAACCCACCCAAAGTCTTTCTTGTCATGTGTGAAGATGTAGAGATTCCAAGACAGTATGCCATCTTCTTTGAAGATCTTGTCTCACTGTGTTATGCGAAATATGAGAGATACAGTATTGCAGAGAAAGCCTCTGTTGTTATTGGTGCTTTGGTGGAGAGAGTTGAACTATACGCTTCAATTTTTGCTCCACATGTTCCTCGGACTCTAGACATGAACTTCACAGAGGAGTACAAAAAGAAGAAACTGTGCAAGTGGAGTATAGATGACCTTCAAAGTTGGCTGTTTCATCTTGGCATCAGAGAATTTTACCGTCAGAGTTTTGCAGAGACAGGCATGGACGGTTTTCTTCTTATGTCCATTATGGACCAAGACATGGCAGACTTTCTTGGCATTGACAGCCGTGTTGTCAGAAAGAAGATCCTTCAACAGATTATTGGGATATTGGAGAAGGAGCATAAGGCACCAGATAGTTGGCACCTTCGAGCAAGGACACAGAAAAGCCGATCTGAGAGTGTGTATGTCGTGTATGACCCTGCTGATGTTAGACTGGCACAAAACCTCAAGcaagatttgaaaagaaaaaatcttcaa GTGACAGCTCATGAAAAGCTTGGACAATCAAAAGACGAATTCCTGTCAATCAATGGTCCTCTCATCGCCTCGGCAAAACATGTCATCGTTGTCTTGACTGATGCAGCGACATCATCTCCCTTCATCTTCCATGAAGTGCTCTTTGCTGATTGGCTTGGCAAGTCCTTAGTGACTGTCATGTTTAAGAATGTTTGGAAGAAGATGAGGCCATCACTTAAATCTGTTTTGG GTGAATTTCCGGCGATAGATTTTGAAACTAAGATGTATGGTGAGAGCATGGACATCCTTGAGCATCAAATCAAACCCTTACGGAAGGTGGCCGGGGTCGTCTTGGAGCAAACTTACTTGAACAGGATGAGCGAGGGACTCAAACCTCTTCAAGTTTTAGCTGCATCTCAAG CATTAGGATCCACAGTGAGCAATGGTTCATCCGAGCAACCCAAGGTTTTTCTGAGCTACCAATGGGATATGCAGAACAAGGTACAAGAGATCAAACGCATCCTTGAAAGCAACGGCATCTCGTGCTACATCGACAACAGCCCAACAATCGCTCAGAACCAACGAGGCACTTCAGGAGCAAGTACTCGCAGTAATGCCACTGCTCCGATTCACTCCGATGCTATGCATGAGACATTGGAGAGTAACATCCAACGTAATATGAAATCATCATCAATCGTCTTGAGCTGCATTACACCACGTTATCTTCAGTCAGACAATGGAGTGAAGGATTTGATGTTGGCAGAAGCACTACACAAGCCAGTAATTGCTGTTCTACTACGCTTTGTGGCATGGCCGCCTGATATGGGTCCATCTCCAATCAAGAAATTACTGGCTCATACAAACCACATTGACCTCAGCAACGACAAACTTTTTAAGCAAAACTTCCATGTTCTTGTAGAGAGACTAAGGAGGTTTTTGAACACAAAGCATTAA